A window from Culex pipiens pallens isolate TS chromosome 3, TS_CPP_V2, whole genome shotgun sequence encodes these proteins:
- the LOC120413015 gene encoding uncharacterized protein LOC120413015 produces the protein MVVESASLSDQGIELMRGEVIKQSRKFLDEFDSLLLHKELYRSLFLYTLESVRDDVVKLLQRFISLPTEPFQHGAIECCGISFEGKKEYTNHYQHVHNLKAVQSVTLCEMKLALAKIAIFQRTIHGYLRAGNLSSCEMIYFLKQVLKKLNNTIDF, from the exons ATGGTAGTCGAAAGCGCAAGTCTTTCGGATCAGGGAATTGAACTTATG aGGGGCGAGGTGATAAAACAATCGAGAAAATTCCTGGATGAGTTTGATTCGTTATTGCTGCACAAAGAACTGTACCGTAGTTTATTTTTGTACACTTTGGAAAGTGTTCGGGACGACGTGGTGAAGCTTTTGCAACGGTTCATTTCCCTGCCAACGGAACCTTTTCAGCATGGGGCGATCGAGTGTTGTGGC ATTTCTTTCGAAGGAAAAAAAGAGTACACGAATCACTATCAACATGTTCACAACCTGAAGGCTGTGCAGTCCGTGACACTTTGCgag ATGAAGCTGGCTCTAgcaaaaattgctatttttcaACGAACTATTCATGGATATTTACGAGCAGGAAATCTTTCAAGCTGTGAAATGATCTACTTTTTAAAGCAAGTTCTAAAGAAACTTAACAATACTATAGATTTTTAG